From Corvus hawaiiensis isolate bCorHaw1 chromosome 13, bCorHaw1.pri.cur, whole genome shotgun sequence, one genomic window encodes:
- the LOC125332762 gene encoding LOW QUALITY PROTEIN: olfactory receptor 10A4-like (The sequence of the model RefSeq protein was modified relative to this genomic sequence to represent the inferred CDS: deleted 1 base in 1 codon; substituted 1 base at 1 genomic stop codon) has protein sequence MSQLSVDSEKSDFGAANASQKKVKANQEWKNETDVTKFILLDFRNGPELDSLLFLMFLSIYLVSITGNTFIVVLMVASSHPSVQLHLHIPMYFFPGCLACLEICYSSNIXPRILLSYLGGDGSISMQGCFTQYYFFSCLVAAECYLLAAMSYDWYLAVCKPLHYPALTGTRLCLQLGTASWISGFLSNSILTFLISNLDFYGPNERDHFFCDSFPMIKLSCCDICVVGLVTSVMAGVCSLPPFLLTFSSYLYIIVTVMRIPSATGRRKAFSTCCLHLLVEVLFYWSIFNAVLVLKA, from the exons AAAAAAAGTTAAGGCAAACCAAGAgtggaaaaatgaaacagatgtTACAAAGTTCATCCTCCTGGATTTTAGGAATGGTCCTGAATTGgattctcttctcttcctgatGTTTCTGTCAATCTACCTTGTGAGCATAACTGGAAACACTTTCATTGTTGTGCTGATGGTGGCTTCTTCACATCCCAGTGTACAACTG CACCTTCACATCCCAATGTACTTCTTCCCGGGCTGTTTGGCCTGCTTGGAAATCTGCTACAGCTCAAATATCTAGCCAAGGATATTGCTCAGCTACCTGGGTGGAGACGGAAGCATTTCAATGCAGGGGTGTTTTACCCAATACTATTTCTTCAGCTGCCTGGTAGCTGCAGAGTGTTACCTCCTGGCAGCAATGTCCTATGACTGGTACCTGGCAGTGTGCAAGCCCCTGCACTACCCAGCCCTCACGGGCACCAggctctgcctccagctgggCACTGCATCTTGGATCAGTGGCTTTCTCTCTAACTCCATACTGACCTTCCTGATCTCAAATTTAGATTTCTATGGGCCTAATGAAAGAGACCATTTTTTCTGTGACTCATTCCCAATGATAAAACTCTCCTGCTGTGACATTTGTGTGGTGGGACTTGTGACTTCTGTCATGGCAGGGGTGTGCTCACTGCCTCCGTTCCTGTTGACCTTCTCATCCTATCTCTACATCATTGTCACAGTCATGAGAATTCCTTCTGCCACTGGAAGGAGAAAGGCCTTTTCCACTTGCTGCTTACATCTTCTTGTAGAAGTTCTTTTTTACTGGTCAATATTTAACGCAGTTCTTGTGCTCAAGGCATGA